One genomic segment of Paenibacillus xylanexedens includes these proteins:
- a CDS encoding response regulator yields the protein MLQILLVDDERSVVETLSETIPWESCGIGTVHEALSGAVALEIMENHDIDIVITDIRMPEMSGIALITAIHEKWPQVQTILLSGHADFEYAKQAIAQESFDYLLKPVSDEDLIESVQRLVHRIKDKWEAAASHQRALHAFQDHLPLLQSTMLHELLTGKVYDQKTLENKLDLLELPYFVGEDLGMLIIRMEKHLSDMAHGDLALMEYAICNIISEVMHNHFHIWHTRDVHDYIVVLVSMKHSTTMSYSRSETPQTLLEQYAAQIQTNVQLYLKGAISISVSSWGKFPHEIGELYERTVMSMRKRMGQVQGLFVTASDETDANPLHTIRSLYQPPTLISLLEAGRFEDVEQKIEHIFEELLHSNEHHDIAESTFEVYFAIAGAFAYIIHKNGKQISSLIPAESYRYFQAPSYSTAQQLQDWSVRTLHYIRDDAEQELRDNHSTIVRSVKSFVDLHLAGDVSLPAIADHVHLHPVYLSKVYKAETGEALTAYVYRLRMEKAAYHLRTSTAKVFEIAELVGYNNTAYFIRVFKKFYDLTPQEYRENLPV from the coding sequence ATGCTGCAAATATTACTCGTGGACGATGAACGTTCAGTTGTGGAGACCCTGTCAGAGACCATTCCGTGGGAAAGCTGCGGGATCGGCACGGTCCATGAAGCATTATCCGGCGCGGTAGCGTTGGAAATCATGGAAAACCACGACATTGACATTGTCATTACAGACATACGGATGCCCGAAATGTCGGGTATTGCACTTATTACAGCGATTCATGAAAAATGGCCCCAAGTACAGACGATCCTGTTATCAGGTCACGCAGATTTTGAATACGCAAAACAGGCTATTGCGCAGGAAAGCTTCGATTACTTGCTAAAACCGGTTAGCGATGAAGATCTCATCGAATCGGTCCAACGTCTCGTTCATCGAATTAAAGATAAATGGGAAGCTGCGGCTTCCCATCAGAGAGCCCTCCACGCCTTTCAGGATCATCTGCCGTTACTGCAATCCACGATGCTGCATGAGCTGTTGACAGGAAAAGTCTATGATCAGAAGACGCTGGAAAACAAGCTGGATCTGCTGGAGCTTCCCTACTTCGTTGGTGAGGATCTGGGCATGTTGATTATCCGTATGGAGAAACATCTATCCGATATGGCACACGGCGACCTGGCCCTAATGGAATATGCGATATGTAATATCATAAGTGAAGTGATGCATAATCATTTTCATATCTGGCACACACGAGACGTTCATGATTACATTGTTGTTCTCGTAAGCATGAAACATTCCACAACGATGAGTTATAGCAGGAGTGAGACGCCTCAGACATTGCTTGAGCAGTATGCTGCCCAGATTCAAACCAATGTTCAGTTATACCTGAAAGGTGCAATCTCCATTTCCGTCTCCAGTTGGGGCAAGTTTCCCCACGAAATTGGAGAACTCTATGAGCGAACGGTTATGTCCATGCGTAAACGGATGGGTCAGGTGCAAGGTTTGTTTGTCACCGCTTCCGATGAAACGGATGCCAACCCTCTACATACGATCAGGTCGCTGTATCAGCCACCAACGTTGATTAGCCTGCTCGAAGCTGGTCGCTTTGAGGATGTGGAACAGAAAATCGAGCACATTTTTGAGGAACTGCTGCATTCCAATGAACATCATGATATTGCCGAGTCAACCTTTGAGGTGTATTTTGCTATTGCGGGCGCGTTTGCGTACATCATTCATAAAAATGGCAAACAAATCTCTTCTTTGATACCAGCAGAGTCCTATCGTTACTTTCAAGCTCCCAGCTATTCCACTGCGCAGCAGCTACAGGACTGGTCCGTGCGTACACTTCATTACATACGAGATGATGCTGAACAAGAGCTTAGAGACAATCACAGCACCATTGTGCGCAGCGTCAAAAGTTTTGTCGACCTTCATCTGGCTGGAGATGTATCACTGCCTGCAATTGCCGACCATGTGCATCTGCACCCAGTCTACTTGTCCAAGGTATACAAGGCGGAGACAGGTGAAGCACTTACTGCCTATGTGTACCGGTTAAGAATGGAGAAAGCAGCCTATCATTTGCGAACATCAACCGCCAAAGTGTTTGAGATTGCAGAACTTGTCGGTTACAACAATACCGCATATTTCATCCGAGTTTTCAAGAAATTTTATGATCTTACACCGCAGGAATATCGGGAAAATCTGCCGGTTTAA
- a CDS encoding S-layer homology domain-containing protein — translation MNSTTRKIATFLTITALGTAVFPLTANQVHAATYVTNIAATTTQPNQQQIEAAIKDLNSLGIMNGYADQSMGEHRAITRAELASLVFKTFNLESKTGETVELTDVNPNAWYAPYASKLVELGIMQANDGQFNPQTQVSDAELEQVVSKAMQRDVKSVHHWMSEFYSENGTATRGETAVLLQTAHQAIPSEQAQIKSVRSLNAITLIVTFDKPLTAANEAFAKAQTDFAFSGRLTLTNMPRLKTGSIATYIVPTSVQDASEVYNLTYKGQDAGSFEGSGTKINMTTVSQVTNDTFEIEALQVNSVVDYGYIISAYSGGRGANAFVLNDQEQAGGKTYQIISSMQARQVVITPEGGEPIVARYVPFTQSTDGKQEPKFRLPEGQTLKSGVTYTVSSDWANIENASFTAKSFDPLVVASAQAVSETSIEVTLDQDPGDELFSGRSVTLTSPSGDVLTATYKYSSRKGVTGVFDITNDGKLIPGTTYTINPVGDWSVASSVTLTLE, via the coding sequence ATGAATTCTACAACCCGCAAAATCGCTACATTTCTAACCATAACTGCATTAGGTACAGCAGTGTTCCCGTTAACTGCGAATCAAGTACATGCAGCTACATACGTTACTAACATTGCGGCAACAACCACACAGCCTAACCAACAACAGATTGAAGCTGCTATCAAGGATCTGAATAGCTTGGGGATCATGAACGGGTATGCAGATCAATCTATGGGTGAACATCGAGCAATTACCCGTGCGGAGTTAGCTTCATTGGTTTTCAAAACGTTTAATTTGGAGAGCAAGACGGGAGAAACCGTAGAATTGACGGATGTGAATCCGAATGCATGGTATGCGCCATATGCGTCAAAGCTTGTTGAACTTGGCATCATGCAGGCTAACGATGGACAATTCAATCCGCAAACTCAAGTGTCGGATGCTGAACTCGAACAGGTCGTATCCAAAGCGATGCAACGTGATGTAAAGTCCGTTCACCATTGGATGAGCGAGTTCTACTCCGAGAACGGTACAGCAACGCGCGGCGAAACAGCAGTGCTGTTGCAAACTGCACACCAAGCTATTCCTTCGGAGCAAGCTCAAATCAAGAGCGTTAGATCACTGAATGCCATTACGTTAATTGTAACTTTTGACAAGCCGCTGACAGCAGCGAATGAAGCTTTTGCCAAGGCACAAACGGACTTTGCGTTTAGTGGCAGGTTGACGTTAACCAATATGCCCCGTTTGAAAACAGGGTCAATCGCGACTTACATCGTTCCAACGTCCGTACAAGATGCTAGTGAAGTGTACAACCTGACTTACAAAGGCCAAGACGCTGGTTCCTTTGAAGGCAGTGGTACGAAAATAAACATGACAACGGTTAGTCAAGTAACGAATGATACATTCGAGATTGAAGCATTGCAAGTGAACAGTGTCGTGGATTATGGTTACATCATTTCGGCTTACAGTGGTGGTCGAGGAGCTAATGCATTTGTGCTGAATGATCAAGAGCAAGCAGGAGGCAAAACGTATCAGATCATCTCTTCCATGCAGGCAAGACAAGTTGTAATTACGCCAGAAGGTGGCGAGCCTATCGTTGCCAGATATGTTCCGTTCACGCAATCCACAGACGGTAAACAAGAACCGAAGTTCCGTTTGCCTGAGGGACAAACGCTGAAATCAGGTGTCACATATACGGTTTCTTCGGATTGGGCCAACATCGAAAATGCTTCATTTACGGCGAAATCGTTTGATCCACTAGTGGTTGCAAGTGCTCAAGCAGTGAGCGAAACATCCATTGAAGTTACACTTGACCAGGACCCTGGGGATGAACTGTTCTCTGGTCGAAGTGTAACGTTAACTTCACCAAGCGGGGATGTTCTGACAGCCACTTATAAATATTCAAGTCGAAAAGGTGTGACGGGTGTATTCGACATAACGAATGATGGGAAGTTGATTCCAGGTACTACGTATACAATAAATCCAGTTGGCGATTGGAGTGTCGCTTCTTCGGTCACCTTGACACTGGAGTAA
- the bglS gene encoding beta-glucanase, with product MKRKSWYTLAVTGVISLFFSVSAFAGYVFWEPLTYFNASTWQKADGYSNGNMFNCTWRANNVNFTSDGKLKLGLTSSAQNKFDCGEYRTTNTYGYGLYEVSMKPAKNTGVVSSFFTYTGPAHGTQWDEIDIEFLGKDTTKVQFNYYTNGVGNHEKIINLGFDASQGFHTYAFDWQPGHIKWYVDGVLKHTATSDIPKTPGKIMMNLWNGTGVDSWLGPYNGANPLYAEYDWVKYTSN from the coding sequence ATGAAGAGGAAGTCTTGGTATACTTTGGCGGTAACTGGTGTCATCTCTTTGTTTTTTTCGGTAAGCGCTTTCGCGGGTTATGTGTTCTGGGAACCTCTAACCTATTTTAACGCAAGTACGTGGCAAAAAGCGGATGGGTATTCCAATGGGAACATGTTTAACTGTACGTGGAGGGCTAACAATGTTAATTTTACAAGTGACGGCAAGCTTAAGCTTGGTTTGACCAGCTCTGCACAGAACAAGTTTGATTGCGGAGAGTATCGTACCACGAATACGTATGGGTACGGCTTGTATGAAGTCAGTATGAAACCTGCCAAGAACACAGGTGTAGTTTCCTCATTTTTCACATACACAGGCCCTGCACATGGCACCCAATGGGATGAGATTGATATCGAATTTTTAGGAAAAGACACAACCAAAGTTCAGTTTAATTATTATACCAATGGGGTTGGTAATCATGAGAAGATTATCAATCTAGGGTTTGATGCATCCCAGGGCTTCCATACTTACGCATTTGACTGGCAGCCGGGACATATCAAATGGTATGTTGATGGGGTATTGAAGCATACGGCAACCAGCGATATTCCTAAAACACCCGGAAAAATCATGATGAACCTCTGGAATGGAACAGGAGTAGATAGCTGGCTCGGTCCTTATAACGGTGCCAATCCGCTCTATGCAGAGTACGATTGGGTCAAATATACGAGTAATTAA
- a CDS encoding cupin domain-containing protein translates to MHYQAIKLNEEFSKLNDLWSPKLIGEMNDYQFKIVKIAGDFEWHVHEETDKLFFVLEGEMIIDFRDGQVKISKGEMYIVPKGVEIKPSAEKECHIMLMEPGSEVNTGGTKAE, encoded by the coding sequence ATGCACTATCAAGCTATTAAATTAAATGAGGAATTTTCGAAATTAAACGATCTTTGGTCTCCGAAACTCATTGGTGAAATGAATGACTATCAATTTAAAATCGTTAAGATTGCTGGAGATTTTGAGTGGCATGTTCATGAGGAGACTGACAAGTTATTTTTTGTGCTCGAGGGGGAAATGATAATTGATTTTCGTGATGGGCAAGTGAAGATTTCCAAGGGCGAGATGTATATTGTGCCTAAAGGAGTCGAGATCAAACCTTCCGCCGAAAAGGAATGTCATATCATGTTGATGGAGCCTGGAAGCGAAGTAAACACTGGCGGGACTAAGGCCGAATAA
- a CDS encoding ankyrin repeat domain-containing protein → MSKSLIIVVLISSMLIVQGCVPEVRNESNVEEKAVTSADEQLFKAVEDSDTERIEQMIQAGANINAQDQSGRTATMIATYNNDLTSAKVLIEAGADVSIQDDMKNTPFLYAGAEGYLDILKLTIEAGADPAITNRYGGTALIPASEHGYVDVVQELLTQTSVDVDHVNQLGWTALLEAIILNDGNSRQQETIQLLIDHGADVNIPDRDGVSPLSHAKNNGFKEIEDILVQAGAK, encoded by the coding sequence ATGAGTAAATCGCTGATCATCGTTGTCCTGATAAGCAGTATGTTGATCGTTCAAGGTTGCGTGCCTGAAGTGAGAAATGAATCCAATGTGGAGGAAAAGGCCGTGACTTCAGCAGATGAACAGCTGTTCAAGGCAGTAGAGGACAGCGATACTGAACGCATCGAACAAATGATTCAAGCGGGCGCCAATATCAATGCTCAAGATCAGAGTGGACGAACCGCTACAATGATTGCAACTTACAATAATGATCTAACATCGGCTAAAGTGTTAATTGAAGCGGGGGCAGATGTGAGTATACAGGACGATATGAAAAATACCCCGTTTCTGTATGCTGGCGCTGAAGGATACTTGGATATTTTGAAGCTGACAATCGAGGCGGGAGCGGACCCAGCGATAACGAATCGATATGGAGGGACAGCACTTATTCCAGCTTCGGAGCATGGATATGTGGATGTAGTGCAAGAACTACTCACTCAAACTTCGGTGGATGTGGACCATGTGAATCAATTGGGATGGACAGCACTACTCGAAGCGATCATTCTTAACGATGGCAATTCTCGGCAGCAGGAGACGATACAATTACTCATTGATCATGGAGCAGACGTGAACATACCGGATCGTGATGGCGTATCACCGCTCAGTCATGCGAAGAATAATGGTTTTAAAGAAATTGAAGACATTTTGGTACAAGCTGGTGCGAAATAA
- a CDS encoding extracellular solute-binding protein — MIGVLALSAALSGCSNGSDKKTESSTPATTLELKNGKYDPPVSITYLRPWGPDVKFKPGEDQDNNVHTKWAKEKLGIELKNQWISPSTNNAFETKLRLSLASNADMPDIISYRGEFNLVRELIESGKFVDAGELFDKYASDTWKAAVNEDPSVWYPYMQDGKKIGIPILDYSYNGDPVMWIREDWMKKFNLEAPKTIDDLEVIMETFTNQDPDGNGKQDTYGLTIGFKNWLNTWMSEAGWVFGAYGTMPNQWNLTADGKLEYGSVTPGAKQALAKLQSWMSKGYIPEEAGVYDETKAAEEFTAGKAGIVVGPHWMPSWPLEDVKKNNPEAEYKAYPIPSGPNGQAGRHGTSNGNGVVLINKDMKNPEAFFTYQNYLFDHYANPKEGDEFEHGFAEGYDWVMVDGKPSTDASLTGGYAPEKYTLTFDGARIPNLSMTTLAKLASGEEATTPFEKKIKSGVPVPMLDAAKIVLDQKDIVFNQMFTGAPSMTMQMNNDILTKMEKDTFSQIVYGKTSVDAFDSFVEKWKSSGGDQITKEVNEWYDSVKSGK, encoded by the coding sequence ATGATCGGTGTATTGGCCCTATCTGCAGCCTTGAGTGGGTGTAGTAACGGGAGCGACAAGAAAACAGAATCGAGTACACCAGCGACAACGTTGGAGCTCAAAAATGGAAAGTATGATCCACCAGTATCCATTACGTATTTACGACCATGGGGTCCAGACGTGAAGTTTAAGCCAGGCGAGGATCAGGATAACAACGTCCATACCAAATGGGCTAAGGAGAAACTCGGAATTGAGTTGAAAAACCAGTGGATATCTCCTTCTACCAATAATGCATTTGAGACGAAACTGCGCCTGTCACTGGCTTCTAATGCAGACATGCCAGACATTATTTCGTATCGCGGCGAATTCAATCTGGTGCGTGAATTGATTGAGTCCGGAAAATTTGTCGATGCCGGTGAATTGTTTGACAAATATGCCAGCGACACATGGAAAGCAGCCGTAAACGAAGATCCTTCCGTATGGTATCCATACATGCAAGATGGCAAAAAGATCGGTATTCCGATTCTGGACTATTCCTATAATGGTGATCCTGTCATGTGGATTCGTGAAGACTGGATGAAGAAATTCAATCTGGAAGCACCTAAAACTATAGATGATCTTGAAGTCATTATGGAAACGTTTACGAATCAAGATCCGGATGGCAATGGGAAGCAGGACACTTACGGACTCACCATTGGCTTCAAGAACTGGCTGAACACATGGATGTCAGAAGCTGGGTGGGTATTTGGCGCTTATGGTACAATGCCAAACCAATGGAATCTGACGGCAGATGGAAAACTTGAATACGGTTCCGTTACACCTGGTGCAAAGCAGGCTTTGGCCAAATTACAGAGCTGGATGAGCAAAGGTTATATCCCGGAAGAAGCCGGCGTGTATGATGAGACAAAAGCAGCTGAAGAATTTACTGCCGGAAAAGCAGGTATTGTGGTCGGTCCTCACTGGATGCCATCATGGCCGCTGGAGGATGTGAAGAAAAACAATCCTGAGGCTGAATACAAGGCGTATCCAATCCCTTCAGGTCCAAACGGTCAAGCAGGCAGACATGGTACGTCAAACGGAAATGGCGTAGTTCTGATTAACAAAGACATGAAAAATCCGGAAGCCTTTTTCACCTATCAGAACTATCTCTTTGATCACTATGCGAATCCTAAAGAGGGCGATGAGTTTGAGCATGGATTTGCGGAAGGATACGATTGGGTTATGGTAGATGGGAAACCATCAACCGATGCAAGTCTTACGGGGGGTTATGCTCCCGAGAAGTACACGTTGACTTTTGATGGAGCGCGTATTCCCAATCTAAGTATGACAACACTTGCCAAGCTGGCAAGCGGTGAAGAAGCAACTACACCGTTTGAGAAGAAAATCAAATCAGGTGTACCAGTACCTATGCTTGATGCAGCCAAGATTGTTTTGGATCAAAAAGATATCGTGTTCAATCAGATGTTTACCGGTGCACCTTCAATGACAATGCAGATGAACAATGACATTTTGACAAAGATGGAGAAGGATACCTTCTCTCAAATTGTATATGGCAAAACCTCTGTTGATGCGTTCGACTCATTTGTTGAGAAGTGGAAATCTTCAGGTGGAGATCAGATTACGAAAGAAGTTAACGAGTGGTATGATTCCGTGAAAAGCGGAAAATAG
- a CDS encoding sensor histidine kinase, giving the protein MSIRIKMLLSFTGMLVISLLFILLTASLYTIAATGDLQSFRDIYKVHYQINPLTEQGESIFQEMKFLAKNDPDDLQNKVLLREYDMKLRAEKSGLYIRRENSQIFESLTFNQPELKQALPAYDLNNYQIRSTFNIGERFYAYAKFDFQYSDGERGSIFVIRERSPFAELTRKLLPVMSFLLIGVLIIANLLLFRWITRSFIKPLNQLRSSAEHIKDGNLSFKLQLNSNDEVGQLSEAFESMRNQLQLSYALRQQDEVNRKELISNISHDLRTPITNIKGYIEGIRDGVANTPEKMESYVNIIHSKAVSMDKLVDELFLYSKLDLNQEPFLFKTVDLADFLEDSIEELRYDLEDKGVALDWNNQVSGPAMAAVDPEKLKRTVVNVVDNALKYMENEHKRFEITLQADEKWITMAFKDNGKGIPEEALPYIFERFYRAEQSRNSSTGGSGLGLAIARQIIDGHGGFIWAESQPNDGTSIYIKLKRLSEERD; this is encoded by the coding sequence ATGTCAATTCGAATAAAAATGCTGCTGTCCTTTACGGGCATGCTTGTTATAAGTCTACTGTTCATCCTGCTTACGGCAAGTCTGTATACGATTGCGGCCACAGGGGATCTACAGAGTTTCCGTGATATATACAAGGTACATTATCAGATCAACCCCCTGACTGAACAGGGAGAATCGATCTTTCAAGAGATGAAGTTTCTGGCCAAAAATGACCCGGATGACCTGCAGAACAAGGTTTTGCTGCGTGAATATGATATGAAGCTTCGAGCTGAGAAGTCCGGGCTCTACATCAGACGAGAGAATAGTCAGATCTTCGAATCGCTGACCTTCAACCAGCCAGAACTGAAGCAAGCACTGCCTGCCTATGATCTTAACAATTATCAGATTCGGAGCACCTTCAATATTGGTGAGCGATTTTACGCGTATGCAAAATTTGATTTTCAATATTCAGATGGGGAACGGGGGAGTATCTTTGTCATTCGTGAGAGAAGCCCCTTTGCGGAGCTTACTCGCAAGTTGCTGCCTGTGATGTCATTTCTGCTTATTGGCGTTCTCATCATTGCAAATCTGCTCTTGTTCCGCTGGATCACGCGCAGCTTCATTAAACCATTGAATCAACTACGAAGTTCAGCCGAACATATTAAAGATGGTAATCTATCCTTTAAACTTCAGCTAAACTCTAATGACGAGGTTGGTCAACTCAGCGAAGCGTTTGAGAGCATGCGGAATCAATTACAGCTCTCCTATGCGTTACGTCAGCAGGACGAAGTGAACCGCAAAGAGCTTATCTCCAACATTTCGCATGATCTCCGTACACCGATTACCAATATCAAAGGGTATATTGAAGGTATTCGTGACGGAGTGGCTAATACTCCAGAGAAAATGGAGAGTTATGTTAATATCATTCACTCCAAAGCAGTTAGTATGGATAAGCTGGTGGATGAGCTGTTTTTGTATTCCAAGCTCGACTTGAACCAAGAGCCTTTCCTATTCAAAACAGTTGATCTCGCTGATTTCCTTGAAGATAGCATTGAAGAGCTGAGATATGATCTGGAGGATAAAGGTGTTGCCCTGGATTGGAATAACCAGGTGTCTGGTCCCGCTATGGCTGCTGTGGATCCGGAGAAGTTAAAACGTACCGTTGTTAATGTGGTGGATAATGCACTCAAATACATGGAGAATGAACACAAACGATTCGAGATTACACTTCAAGCTGATGAGAAATGGATTACGATGGCGTTTAAAGATAATGGCAAGGGAATACCTGAAGAGGCACTACCTTATATATTTGAACGCTTCTATCGTGCAGAACAATCCCGCAATTCCTCAACGGGCGGAAGTGGGCTCGGGCTAGCAATTGCCCGCCAAATCATTGATGGACATGGGGGCTTCATCTGGGCTGAAAGCCAGCCCAATGATGGCACGAGCATATATATCAAGCTTAAACGGCTGAGTGAAGAGAGGGACTAA
- a CDS encoding helix-turn-helix transcriptional regulator, protein MKVDVNQLAAHFAHIPFQVEGVYRYARNPGVPQADYTDSFPGFVFPLTGKIQFQFDGTPYIFSPGKVVHGGAKMKLDQTVFHRTDWEYILVLYRICSSDLEETSFSHQHFELSTGQSPRLIELITRLWHVYNQRGGISKFQTEMLFRDVLNETLICVDHRQNSCESDVLFERVSTYIQEYYDQSLTVASLAEQNNVNRNRLSYVFRRHAGMGPAEYVLKYRINMAQQMLLASDASVQQIAETVGIADPFYFSRVFKKQCGISPTEYRLKFINNPS, encoded by the coding sequence GTGAAAGTAGACGTTAATCAGTTAGCAGCGCATTTTGCACACATTCCTTTTCAAGTCGAAGGAGTATATCGATATGCTAGAAATCCAGGGGTTCCCCAGGCTGACTATACCGATTCTTTTCCTGGATTTGTATTTCCTCTTACAGGAAAAATACAATTTCAATTTGATGGTACACCCTATATTTTTTCACCAGGAAAAGTTGTACATGGGGGCGCGAAAATGAAACTGGATCAAACCGTGTTTCATAGAACGGACTGGGAATACATCCTCGTTTTATACCGGATATGTAGTTCGGACCTCGAAGAGACAAGCTTTTCCCATCAGCATTTTGAATTATCAACGGGTCAATCCCCACGTCTGATTGAATTAATCACGCGTCTTTGGCATGTGTATAATCAGCGCGGAGGTATTTCAAAGTTTCAGACCGAGATGCTGTTTCGCGATGTACTGAATGAGACTTTAATATGTGTTGATCATAGGCAAAATAGTTGTGAATCAGATGTTTTATTCGAACGGGTCTCTACCTATATCCAAGAATACTATGATCAAAGTCTGACTGTCGCATCGCTTGCAGAACAAAATAACGTTAATCGAAATCGACTTTCCTACGTGTTTAGAAGACATGCAGGTATGGGTCCAGCAGAATATGTATTGAAATATCGTATAAACATGGCACAGCAAATGTTATTGGCAAGTGATGCGTCTGTACAACAGATAGCTGAGACCGTTGGCATTGCTGACCCCTTTTATTTTAGCAGAGTGTTCAAGAAACAATGTGGTATTTCTCCTACGGAGTATCGTCTGAAGTTCATCAATAATCCATCCTGA
- a CDS encoding response regulator transcription factor: MANILIIEDETTIAELERDYFELNGFSVDLCHTGDEGLKQALEGDYNLIIVDLMLPGLDGFECCRRIREVKEVPILVVSAKKEEIDKIRTFNLGVDDFITKPFSPSELVARAKAHLTRYERLLGKNKPTEQDEIHIRGLHIDKGSRRVFVNGEEVAITTKEFELLVFLASHPNRVFSKSDLFERIWGMDSTGDIATVTVHIRKLRGKLETDPKNPEYIETVWGAGYRFTA, from the coding sequence ATGGCAAACATTTTGATCATTGAAGATGAAACAACGATTGCGGAACTGGAACGGGATTATTTTGAGCTCAACGGATTTTCCGTGGATCTCTGCCATACTGGAGATGAAGGTCTGAAGCAGGCACTGGAGGGGGACTATAATCTGATCATTGTTGATCTGATGCTTCCGGGACTGGACGGTTTCGAATGTTGCAGGCGCATTCGCGAGGTAAAGGAAGTGCCCATCCTTGTTGTTTCTGCGAAAAAGGAAGAAATCGATAAGATCCGGACGTTTAATCTGGGAGTGGATGACTTTATTACAAAACCGTTTAGCCCAAGTGAGTTGGTTGCACGAGCAAAGGCTCATTTGACCCGATACGAGAGACTACTTGGCAAAAACAAACCAACTGAGCAGGATGAAATCCACATTCGCGGGCTTCACATTGACAAAGGATCACGCCGCGTTTTTGTTAATGGAGAAGAGGTGGCGATTACAACCAAGGAATTCGAGTTACTTGTATTTCTTGCGAGTCATCCCAACCGTGTATTCAGCAAATCAGATCTGTTCGAGCGGATCTGGGGCATGGATTCCACCGGAGACATTGCAACGGTTACCGTCCATATTCGCAAACTGCGGGGGAAGCTGGAGACAGACCCCAAAAATCCGGAGTATATTGAAACCGTCTGGGGTGCAGGCTACCGGTTTACTGCATAA